In one window of Macadamia integrifolia cultivar HAES 741 chromosome 2, SCU_Mint_v3, whole genome shotgun sequence DNA:
- the LOC122072045 gene encoding myb family transcription factor EFM-like, translating into MGSPADLSLDCKPHNYSTLLKSFGDQTDQTQKLEDFLTRLEEERLKIDAFKRELPLCMQLLTKEMEALRQQLQTFRTKEGPRMVLEEFIPIKNSSSSEGSEKASNVSENKASWMSTAQLWSQSKDGSKQRNGRGAFLPFSKERKTFTSPSLGSLPELALIATTEKEMEDKKCIEPINNGMSCSSIRKENPSKCGNEETTTAQTKGTGNPGETQEGTTTTQNHRKARRCWSPDLHRRFVNALQMLGGSQVATPKQIRELMKVDGLTNDEVKSHLQKYRLHTRRPSPNPQAAGAAGPQLMVLSGFWVPPEYATAAAAQTAGQAIYSAHPASHASIHYTTQAIPQDFYPPPPPPPHHTFHSGQQHHLYKASSQMHSSPESHGRPIGDDSESIEDGKSESSSWNKGESGENGDERERERKGLASLRDDGEESNGSEITLKF; encoded by the exons ATGGGTTCGCCTGCGGATCTAAGCCTTGATTGCAAGCCACACAACTACTCTACACTATTGAAGTCATTTGGAGATCAAACTGATCAAACCCAGAAGCTGGAAGACTTTCTAACTCGTCTAGAGGAAGAAAGGCTCAAGATAGATGCATTCAAGCGTGAGCTACCCCTCTGCATGCAACTACTCACCAAAG AGATGGAAGCATTAAGGCAGCAGCTACAGACCTTCAGGACGAAGGAAGGGCCAAGAATGGTTCTTGAAGAGTTCATACCCATAAAGAATTCGAGTTCATCAGAAGGATCAGAGAAGGCATCTAATGTATCTGAGAATAAGGCTAGTTGGATGAGTACAGCACAGTTGTGGAGCCAATCAAAAGATGGGAGCAAGCAAAGGAATGGAAGAGGagcttttcttcctttctccaaagaaaggaaaacattTACAAGTCCTAGTTTAGGGTCTCTTCCAGAATTAGCTCTAATTGCCACGACtgagaaagagatggaggaTAAGAAATGTATTGAACCCATCAATAATGGCATGTCTTGCTCTTCAATAAGGAAAGAGAATCCAAGTAAGTGTGGCAATGAAGAGACAACGACAGCACAAACAAAGGGAACTGGAAATCCTGGTGAAACACAAGAAGGGACGACCACAACACAGAATCACAGGAAGGCAAGGAGGTGTTGGTCGCCGGATTTGCACCGACGATTTGTCAATGCCCTTCAAATGTTGGGTGGCTCTcaag TTGCCACCCCAAAGCAAATTAGAGAGTTGATGAAGGTTGATGGTCTCACCAATGATGAAGTTAAGAGccatttacag AAATATAGATTGCATACAAGAAGGCCAAGCCCAAACCCACAAGCAGCAGGAGCTGCAGGGCCGCAGCTGATGGTGTTAAGTGGGTTTTGGGTCCCACCGGAGTATGCGACGGCAGCTGCTGCACAAACAGCGGGCCAAGCCATTTATAGTGCACACCCAGCCTCCCATGCTTCCATCCACTATACTACACAAGCAATCCCCCAGGACTTctatccaccaccaccaccaccacctcaccACACTTTTCATTCCGGCCAGCAACACCATCTTTATAAGGCCTCATCTCAGATGCATAGCTCCCCGGAGTCCCATGGGAGACCCATAGGAGACGATTCGGAGAGCATCGAAGATGGGAAGTCGGAGAGCAGCAGCTGGAACAAGGGTGAGAGTGGTGAGAATGGTGAtgaaagggagagggagagaaagggtTTGGCTTCTCTCAGAGACGATGGGGAGGAAAGTAATGGCAGTGAGATCACTCTCAAATTCTAG